From the genome of Candidatus Electrothrix communis, one region includes:
- a CDS encoding response regulator transcription factor, which translates to MKFMDRPCTVLIVDDDPFGIIQLQTLLKDSGYELVTASDGASAVEIARRRSPDIILLDIIMPEMDGYETCRRLKGNGKSEDIPIIFLSGLHSTEEKINAFEAGGVDYITKPFSEKEVLIRLRTHLTLHRLNKCLMHELESRDEELQNTESKVQDVNAALKVLLSAIEEEKKELAERVHFKAEKLILPKVRELTVEEDPEKKEALFQTIEQIFQELTKPFVPGGVELGKTLSPAELQIVNLIKQGKASKEISDICNISISTIASHRKTIRKKLNITNRKVNLYNYLNLIN; encoded by the coding sequence ATGAAATTTATGGACAGGCCGTGTACAGTACTTATTGTTGACGATGATCCCTTTGGGATTATCCAGTTGCAGACATTGCTGAAAGATTCTGGGTATGAATTGGTTACTGCGTCGGACGGAGCTTCCGCTGTTGAGATAGCCAGAAGACGGTCCCCTGATATTATCCTTCTTGATATTATTATGCCAGAAATGGACGGCTACGAGACCTGTCGACGTCTGAAGGGGAATGGAAAATCTGAAGATATTCCGATTATTTTTTTGAGTGGACTGCATTCAACCGAGGAAAAGATAAATGCCTTTGAAGCTGGTGGGGTGGATTATATCACCAAGCCGTTCTCGGAAAAAGAGGTATTGATCAGACTGCGGACTCACCTGACCCTGCATCGGCTGAATAAATGTCTGATGCATGAGCTGGAAAGCAGAGATGAGGAATTGCAAAATACGGAGAGCAAGGTACAGGATGTCAATGCAGCTCTCAAGGTTCTCCTTTCCGCAATAGAAGAGGAGAAAAAGGAACTTGCAGAGCGGGTTCATTTTAAGGCGGAAAAACTTATTCTTCCCAAGGTCCGAGAGCTCACAGTGGAAGAGGATCCTGAGAAAAAGGAGGCCCTGTTCCAAACAATTGAACAAATTTTTCAGGAGTTGACAAAACCCTTTGTTCCTGGCGGGGTGGAGCTGGGAAAAACTCTTTCTCCTGCGGAGCTGCAAATTGTCAATTTGATAAAACAGGGAAAGGCAAGTAAAGAAATTTCAGATATCTGCAATATCTCTATCAGTACGATCGCATCCCACCGCAAAACAATTAGGAAGAAGCTCAATATTACTAACAGAAAGGTTAATCTTTATAATTATTTAAATTTAATCAATTAG
- a CDS encoding ABC transporter substrate-binding protein, translated as MQLACDNLSFQYPDNGTSVLDHLSFTIQGPGFHAVFGPSGAGKTSLARIISSGITGHKGSLRLKKIITILYTYNMERLPGWSNIGSLLQQVTPSGRESLLEELITVFDLNDLMHSRFAQLSMGQQNRVNLIREGEAVYFFNPSAFGVNFVANSIITSKKMVQEQPLVVEKFLTALLQGWEAAMNQDNETEVLAAVKELDKNTADKIMKKQLASTRKLVLAEAKKIGAIDVLAWQQTEAIMLQAGQIKRAVQVEKYLRVR; from the coding sequence ATGCAACTTGCATGCGATAACCTAAGCTTTCAATACCCGGATAACGGCACCAGCGTGCTTGATCACCTTTCCTTTACCATACAGGGGCCAGGGTTTCATGCTGTATTCGGTCCTTCTGGTGCTGGAAAAACCTCGCTGGCCCGGATTATTTCCTCTGGAATCACCGGGCATAAGGGGTCTCTCCGTCTCAAGAAAATTATAACCATCCTCTACACCTATAATATGGAACGACTACCGGGCTGGTCAAACATCGGCAGCTTACTGCAACAGGTGACGCCATCTGGACGCGAATCCTTGCTTGAAGAGCTGATTACTGTTTTCGACTTAAACGACCTGATGCATTCCCGTTTTGCTCAGCTCTCAATGGGGCAACAAAACCGAGTCAACCTGATTCGGGAGGGGGAGGCGGTGTACTTCTTTAATCCGTCAGCATTTGGGGTAAATTTTGTCGCCAACTCGATCATCACCTCGAAAAAGATGGTTCAAGAACAGCCCCTGGTTGTGGAAAAATTCCTGACCGCCTTGTTGCAGGGTTGGGAAGCGGCCATGAATCAGGACAACGAAACCGAAGTACTGGCTGCGGTGAAAGAGCTGGACAAGAACACCGCTGACAAGATCATGAAAAAGCAACTTGCTTCTACCCGGAAACTGGTGCTGGCTGAAGCAAAAAAGATCGGGGCCATTGACGTGCTGGCTTGGCAACAAACCGAGGCGATCATGCTCCAGGCAGGCCAGATTAAGCGGGCCGTGCAGGTAGAGAAGTATTTGCGGGTGAGGTAG
- a CDS encoding ATP-binding protein: protein MMHCGISQRLLFGLFLVAAVLGGGILFILLRFSAFHTRFEKIAHEMPNFIIATELEHEARVLASHSQNILMSQGNYLVVDTQGLIKQSMSRIMDIISQVQPDKDASSHLQVLARQYRRVADNQLDLVALKEEQLQIKRQQERIHKRLAVLLKEVTEDNLLLLPSSHVDTPPALKEWYSKICRAITLLLTSYTTQSQQNIETYTLQLEQSMAQAAKVLEQLPAEIRDKLGRYQREITAYAIGDNGLLFFRSEGMKLQRRIDDGLFKGRGYAAVLFASSHQLHADAKKITLGDEQKTASELHLFLFYLLFLAGMVLVSLAAIYIFVRHSVISRILAIRRELIEYDADGTGEKISIQETGDDELTSLAAGINYFLAQIQQREQQLQRAAREAEAANEAKSAFVAAISHEIRTPMNAIINLTRLCLKAELDTALDSRRENWLEIVRRSSESLLDLTNDLLDSAKVEAGKMELNQTVFSLVDLLDKLEPYKITAQMKGLDFQMSMEPEMPEYWYGDQQRVGQILINLVSNAIKFTESGRVKVTVEQYRDDEEWLLLRVSDTGIGIREDKLESIFHPFQQAGQSAVRRGGTGLGLSIARQLVELMGGRIQAECKLHTGSIFQVVLSLKSLDKEKSAKIVCVPEYEHGRIVPRGLTGGRILLVDDNPFNRLVAEELMKLAGLAVESAEDGVEAVEMVRAKKYDLVLMDLNMPRMDGVEAGMAIHDLPDCAELPIIALTADASESTRQSCLRNGMNDVVSKPIDPQTFFKILEYWLPEKRIKEDQLPVEPVVQVEPEDRVIALLDNPIILKAFVDNHGETVQRIHQALVDGDCEEAHRFAHNLKAAAGAIGAPQLNRLSEKLEHRLSNAEVVSKDSEADLVAQMEAELQEILERISQYQACSTE from the coding sequence ATGATGCATTGTGGAATCAGCCAGCGTCTCCTCTTCGGCCTCTTCTTGGTTGCTGCTGTTCTGGGGGGGGGGATTCTCTTTATCCTTCTTCGTTTCAGCGCGTTTCATACTCGTTTCGAGAAGATTGCTCACGAAATGCCAAACTTTATAATTGCTACCGAGCTGGAGCATGAAGCGAGAGTATTGGCATCCCACTCTCAAAATATCCTGATGTCACAGGGGAATTATCTTGTTGTAGATACTCAGGGCCTGATCAAGCAATCAATGTCTCGCATTATGGATATTATCTCACAGGTCCAACCAGACAAAGATGCGAGTAGCCATCTGCAAGTGCTTGCCAGGCAATATCGTCGTGTGGCTGATAATCAGCTCGATTTGGTTGCTCTAAAAGAGGAGCAATTGCAGATTAAGCGCCAGCAAGAGCGAATCCATAAGCGTCTTGCTGTGTTATTGAAGGAGGTTACCGAGGATAATCTTTTACTTCTTCCTTCATCACATGTGGATACCCCCCCTGCTCTCAAGGAGTGGTACTCGAAGATTTGTCGCGCTATAACCTTGTTACTGACCTCGTATACAACGCAATCGCAACAAAATATTGAGACATATACTCTGCAATTGGAACAGAGTATGGCTCAAGCGGCCAAGGTGTTGGAACAGCTTCCAGCTGAAATTCGGGATAAGCTGGGCAGGTATCAAAGAGAGATAACTGCTTACGCCATCGGTGATAATGGTCTTCTTTTTTTTCGTTCCGAAGGGATGAAGTTACAGCGTCGCATTGATGATGGCCTCTTTAAAGGGCGAGGTTATGCTGCTGTTCTTTTTGCATCATCGCATCAGCTCCATGCAGATGCAAAAAAAATAACCTTAGGCGATGAACAGAAAACGGCATCGGAACTGCATTTATTCCTTTTTTACCTGTTATTCTTGGCAGGTATGGTGCTTGTTTCCTTGGCGGCTATTTATATCTTTGTGCGCCACTCTGTTATCTCTCGTATTCTTGCAATTCGGCGAGAGCTTATTGAATACGATGCCGATGGCACCGGGGAAAAAATTTCTATCCAAGAAACAGGGGATGATGAATTGACCTCGCTGGCTGCTGGGATTAACTATTTTCTGGCGCAGATTCAGCAACGTGAGCAGCAGTTGCAGCGTGCCGCCAGAGAGGCGGAGGCGGCCAATGAAGCGAAAAGCGCTTTTGTTGCTGCGATAAGCCATGAAATCCGTACGCCGATGAACGCCATCATTAATTTGACAAGGCTCTGTTTAAAAGCCGAGCTTGATACTGCGCTGGACAGCAGGCGAGAAAATTGGTTGGAAATAGTTCGTCGATCATCTGAGTCTTTACTGGATCTGACCAACGATCTTCTTGATTCGGCCAAGGTGGAGGCCGGTAAAATGGAGCTGAACCAGACGGTTTTTAGCCTCGTCGATCTTTTGGATAAGCTTGAACCGTATAAGATCACCGCTCAGATGAAAGGCCTTGATTTTCAGATGAGCATGGAACCTGAAATGCCGGAATACTGGTACGGTGATCAACAGCGGGTCGGCCAGATTTTGATTAACCTGGTGAGTAATGCTATCAAATTTACCGAGAGCGGCCGGGTGAAGGTGACCGTTGAGCAGTATCGGGATGATGAGGAGTGGCTCTTGTTGAGAGTTTCTGATACGGGTATCGGAATTCGTGAGGATAAATTGGAAAGTATTTTTCATCCCTTTCAGCAGGCGGGGCAATCTGCTGTGCGGCGCGGGGGCACCGGTTTGGGACTCAGTATTGCTCGGCAGCTGGTGGAGTTGATGGGAGGTCGTATCCAGGCGGAGTGCAAACTGCATACGGGCAGTATTTTCCAGGTTGTTCTTTCGTTAAAATCGTTGGATAAGGAAAAGAGCGCTAAGATTGTGTGTGTACCTGAATATGAACATGGCAGGATTGTACCCAGGGGCCTTACCGGGGGAAGGATCCTCTTGGTGGATGATAATCCTTTTAATCGTTTGGTGGCGGAGGAATTGATGAAGCTCGCAGGGCTGGCAGTTGAAAGCGCTGAGGATGGAGTCGAGGCTGTAGAGATGGTTCGGGCAAAGAAATATGATCTCGTATTAATGGATTTGAATATGCCGCGCATGGACGGGGTTGAGGCAGGTATGGCCATACATGACCTGCCTGATTGTGCAGAGTTACCGATTATTGCCCTGACAGCGGATGCCAGTGAATCAACTCGGCAAAGCTGTCTTCGTAATGGAATGAATGATGTTGTCAGTAAGCCCATTGACCCCCAGACATTTTTTAAAATTCTTGAGTACTGGTTGCCCGAAAAACGAATTAAGGAGGATCAGTTACCCGTTGAGCCAGTTGTGCAGGTTGAACCGGAGGATCGCGTTATCGCTTTGTTGGATAACCCTATTATCCTCAAGGCCTTTGTAGATAATCATGGTGAAACAGTTCAGCGAATTCATCAAGCCCTTGTTGACGGCGATTGTGAGGAAGCACATCGTTTTGCCCATAATCTGAAAGCAGCAGCCGGTGCTATCGGGGCGCCTCAGCTGAACAGGCTCTCGGAAAAGCTGGAGCATCGCCTCAGCAATGCCGAGGTAGTGAGTAAGGATTCGGAAGCTGATCTGGTTGCGCAGATGGAAGCAGAGCTCCAAGAAATTCTCGAACGGATTAGCCAGTATCAGGCCTGTTCAACGGAATAA